A single genomic interval of Paracoccus contaminans harbors:
- the greA gene encoding transcription elongation factor GreA: MEKIPMTRAGFDLLDEELRGLKANDRPAVIRAIAEAREHGDLSENAEYHSAREKQSFIEGRIKELEGILSRAEVIDPSKLSGSIKFGARVTLVDEDTGEEKLFQLVGEQEADLERGLLNVRSPLARALIGKDEGDSVEVVTPGGQKSYEILAIRYE; the protein is encoded by the coding sequence ATGGAAAAGATACCGATGACGCGGGCAGGCTTTGACCTGCTGGACGAGGAACTGCGCGGGCTGAAGGCCAATGACCGCCCGGCCGTGATCCGCGCGATCGCCGAAGCGCGCGAACATGGCGACCTGTCCGAGAACGCCGAATATCATTCCGCCCGCGAAAAGCAGTCCTTCATCGAAGGCCGCATCAAGGAGCTTGAGGGCATCTTGTCGCGTGCCGAGGTGATCGACCCCTCGAAGCTGTCGGGCAGCATCAAGTTCGGTGCCCGCGTCACCCTGGTGGACGAGGACACGGGCGAGGAAAAGCTGTTCCAGCTCGTGGGCGAGCAGGAGGCCGATCTTGAACGCGGCCTGTTGAACGTGCGCTCGCCCCTCGCACGGGCCCTGATCGGCAAGGACGAGGGTGACAGCGTCGAGGTGGTCACGCCTGGGGGGCAGAAATCCTACGAGATCCTTGCGATCCGCTATGAATGA